In a single window of the Prochlorococcus marinus CUG1415 genome:
- a CDS encoding tetratricopeptide repeat protein 28 encodes MFYILILLISYVALPLKVISDNTNLKSSNNKTENIFSIINKSNYFFDQGVKKMNKSEYKEALEDFNKAIEINPSFTNAIFNRAFMKDKLGDFSGAIDDYSKVIELDPKDIDAYFNRALLKSNNNNPQGAIADYSKVIELDPKDIDAYFNRALLKSNNNNPQGAIADYSKVIELDPKDIDAYFNRALLKSNNNNPQGAIADYSKVIELDSKSKKALLFRGTAKYQIKDYSGAILDFSVVLKLEPKDEEALLFRGLAKTRLSNQRGAIEDYSQIITINPENVAALESRGIGRVILKDYKNAINDFNRILELEPKNYVAFAWRGNAKGELKDFENALKDFKQALKINKDYKDALDFKSSLEKKIALTNKIEGLDQIWSLQNQIQEYKTKKEYKKVIESYKKIFEIESRINRQTSFPLSSIAYHYEKLGEYENALNYQWRAIKLEESISGKDSIKVANLLSDLAFLYQGGKYYLPKEKFEEVFKIYNRVLKIKENEYGINSIQVAATYQNIASLYSAKANWEKAIELREKAIDILSKVKDPKDFYTSVLDYKGFLFSQISYDLVNAGNLIGAKSYAQKSLGIKTKLYPKDHEEIAGAYESLGSIFYYLGDFAKSQSYINSALKIYKKDNKKYKLELDSLQKLDQIITYLIAAKEGKKTTFKNSILLSSNMNEDDPEASLKLTIDSVYLTLRGSFDKAINLLEKKLKLIEKNRGIDNFDFLRTLSSIGEIYIFNGDIIKAEEYLERALENYNLYFNTNIINNEILELYQRVATLYILKKDSKEAEKFIEKTIESSIIFAKEQSQYLAESDRKNFASLILSPYETLFTVIDELPNGKQLALKARINRQGLLEDIERYQSSFSNLKNEEKEIAYEIKQLNIKLSDVLLNKEDSQKLSRKKKKLEEKLYSKLPSLKPRIIEIQEIKDLLPENSALIEFQKYRSLEINKRKNSSSNNLGDYKYIALILKSDGEILKINLGQAEEIENKINEVLISIENINPNSQDLLEELGNLIIKPLEKAIKNTNTIFIAPDAELNRIPFAAIGSYETNKLLGELKEVRLLTTGRELIELARNKLTSKKNSLVVANPKFDLTKKSLIINIEDNNSPQKRSGILDNRNWQELKGTIEEGEIIASLLNGKLLMQEEATSIAIQETQSPKVIHIASHSYFVDNKDEKNPLLRSGIVLAGANNPKLFPNDDGYLTGLEITRLNWQGTELVVISGCESGKGDSESGEGLFGLKRAISVAGGRSSILSLWEVDDGATASFMKSFYKKLINGDDKATALKKTQNEFKKHPIPGFRHPYFWSAFQLSGDWNKI; translated from the coding sequence ATGTTTTATATTCTAATACTACTTATTAGTTATGTAGCATTACCCTTAAAAGTAATTTCTGATAACACCAATTTAAAATCATCAAATAATAAAACTGAAAATATCTTTTCCATCATAAATAAAAGTAATTACTTCTTTGATCAAGGAGTAAAGAAAATGAATAAGAGTGAATATAAAGAAGCTTTAGAAGATTTTAATAAAGCGATAGAAATTAATCCTAGTTTTACAAATGCGATTTTTAATAGAGCATTCATGAAAGATAAACTTGGTGATTTTTCTGGTGCTATAGATGATTACTCAAAAGTGATTGAACTTGATCCAAAAGATATTGATGCTTACTTTAATCGTGCACTTTTAAAGTCAAATAATAATAATCCTCAAGGCGCAATTGCTGATTACTCAAAAGTGATTGAACTTGATCCAAAAGATATTGATGCTTACTTTAATCGTGCACTTTTAAAGTCAAATAATAATAATCCTCAAGGCGCAATTGCTGATTACTCAAAAGTGATTGAACTTGATCCAAAAGATATTGATGCTTACTTTAATCGTGCACTTTTAAAGTCAAATAATAATAATCCTCAAGGCGCAATTGCTGATTACTCAAAAGTGATTGAATTAGACTCTAAATCTAAGAAAGCATTATTATTTAGAGGCACTGCGAAATATCAAATTAAAGATTATAGTGGCGCAATATTAGATTTTTCGGTAGTTCTAAAACTGGAACCTAAAGATGAAGAAGCATTATTATTTAGAGGCTTGGCAAAGACACGTTTAAGTAACCAAAGAGGGGCGATAGAAGATTATTCCCAAATAATTACTATTAATCCAGAAAACGTTGCTGCTTTGGAATCAAGAGGCATAGGTAGGGTGATTTTAAAAGATTACAAAAATGCGATTAATGACTTTAATAGGATTCTAGAATTAGAACCTAAAAACTATGTAGCTTTTGCTTGGAGGGGTAATGCTAAAGGTGAATTAAAGGATTTTGAAAATGCTCTAAAAGATTTTAAACAAGCTTTAAAAATCAATAAGGACTATAAAGATGCATTAGATTTCAAATCATCTCTTGAAAAAAAAATAGCCTTAACAAACAAGATTGAGGGATTGGATCAAATTTGGAGTCTTCAGAATCAAATTCAAGAATATAAAACTAAAAAAGAATACAAAAAAGTTATTGAAAGTTATAAAAAGATTTTTGAAATAGAATCTAGAATTAATCGTCAAACTTCATTTCCTCTAAGTTCAATAGCTTATCATTATGAAAAGTTGGGAGAATACGAGAATGCTCTCAATTATCAATGGAGAGCAATAAAACTTGAAGAATCTATTTCTGGTAAAGATTCTATAAAAGTAGCTAATCTTTTAAGCGATTTAGCATTCCTTTATCAAGGAGGAAAATATTATCTTCCAAAAGAAAAATTTGAAGAAGTTTTTAAAATTTATAATAGAGTTTTAAAAATAAAAGAAAATGAATATGGGATTAATAGTATTCAAGTTGCTGCAACTTATCAAAATATAGCTTCACTTTATTCAGCTAAAGCAAATTGGGAAAAAGCCATTGAATTAAGGGAAAAAGCAATAGATATTTTATCTAAGGTAAAAGATCCAAAAGATTTTTATACATCGGTTTTAGACTATAAAGGCTTTTTATTCTCTCAAATTTCATACGATCTTGTAAACGCAGGTAACCTAATAGGAGCTAAAAGTTATGCCCAAAAAAGTCTGGGAATCAAAACAAAACTTTATCCTAAAGATCATGAAGAAATTGCAGGTGCATATGAATCTCTTGGATCTATTTTTTATTACTTGGGAGACTTTGCAAAATCGCAAAGCTATATAAATAGCGCTTTAAAAATTTATAAAAAGGATAATAAAAAATATAAACTTGAATTAGATTCTTTACAAAAACTTGATCAAATAATTACATATTTAATTGCAGCAAAGGAGGGTAAAAAAACAACATTTAAAAATAGTATTTTACTTTCATCAAATATGAATGAGGATGACCCTGAAGCATCTTTAAAACTCACTATTGATTCTGTTTATCTCACTTTGAGAGGATCTTTTGATAAAGCAATAAACTTATTAGAAAAAAAATTAAAATTAATAGAAAAAAATAGAGGAATTGATAACTTTGATTTTTTGAGAACATTAAGTTCTATTGGAGAAATATATATTTTTAACGGGGATATTATTAAGGCAGAGGAGTACTTAGAAAGAGCCTTAGAAAATTACAATTTGTACTTTAATACTAATATCATTAACAATGAAATTTTAGAACTTTATCAAAGAGTTGCCACACTTTATATCTTAAAAAAGGATTCTAAAGAGGCAGAAAAATTCATTGAGAAAACAATAGAATCGTCTATAATTTTCGCTAAAGAACAATCCCAATATTTAGCTGAAAGTGATCGCAAAAATTTTGCTAGTTTAATTTTATCGCCATATGAAACTCTATTCACAGTAATTGATGAACTTCCGAATGGTAAACAATTAGCCCTTAAGGCAAGAATTAACAGGCAAGGTTTATTAGAAGACATTGAAAGATATCAATCAAGTTTCTCAAATTTGAAGAATGAAGAAAAAGAAATAGCTTATGAAATAAAACAATTAAATATTAAATTATCAGATGTATTACTAAATAAGGAAGACTCTCAAAAATTAAGTAGAAAGAAAAAAAAACTTGAAGAAAAACTATACTCTAAATTACCTTCACTAAAACCAAGAATTATAGAAATTCAAGAGATTAAAGATCTACTTCCAGAAAATTCTGCATTGATTGAATTTCAAAAATATCGCTCCTTAGAAATTAATAAAAGAAAAAATTCCTCCTCTAACAATCTTGGTGATTACAAATATATAGCTTTAATACTAAAATCAGATGGTGAAATTCTAAAAATTAATCTTGGACAAGCAGAAGAGATAGAAAACAAAATCAACGAAGTTTTAATAAGTATTGAAAACATTAATCCTAATTCACAAGATCTTTTAGAAGAACTTGGAAATTTGATAATAAAACCATTAGAAAAAGCTATAAAAAATACAAATACAATTTTCATTGCTCCTGATGCCGAGCTAAATAGGATACCTTTTGCAGCTATTGGTTCTTATGAAACAAATAAACTATTGGGAGAATTAAAAGAAGTAAGATTATTAACTACTGGAAGAGAATTAATAGAGTTAGCAAGAAACAAATTAACTAGTAAGAAAAATTCTTTGGTTGTAGCAAATCCTAAGTTTGATTTAACAAAAAAATCATTGATTATAAATATTGAAGATAATAATTCCCCTCAGAAAAGATCAGGTATCCTTGATAATCGTAATTGGCAAGAATTAAAAGGAACAATTGAAGAGGGAGAGATAATTGCAAGTCTTCTAAATGGAAAACTACTAATGCAAGAGGAAGCTACCTCTATTGCTATTCAAGAAACTCAGTCCCCAAAAGTTATCCACATAGCAAGCCATTCATACTTTGTTGATAACAAAGATGAAAAAAATCCTTTACTTAGGAGCGGGATAGTACTTGCAGGAGCTAATAATCCTAAATTATTTCCTAATGATGATGGTTATCTAACTGGACTAGAGATTACTAGACTTAATTGGCAAGGTACTGAATTGGTTGTTATTTCTGGTTGCGAATCTGGTAAAGGGGATAGTGAATCTGGAGAAGGGCTATTTGGACTTAAAAGAGCAATTTCTGTTGCAGGAGGCAGATCAAGTATTCTGTCTTTATGGGAAGTGGACGATGGGGCTACTGCATCTTTTATGAAAAGCTTCTACAAAAAATTAATTAATGGAGATGATAAGGCAACTGCTTTAAAGAAAACACAAAATGAATTTAAAAAACATCCGATACCTGGATTTAGGCACCCATATTTCTGGTCAGCATTTCAATTAAGTGGAGATTGGAATAAAATCTAA
- a CDS encoding neutral zinc metallopeptidase: MKKFFSFILFSFIFAEGSYANIFDNLRNEGSKKTDIFTYIDKTTKFLNTEWDKDEDLKNALRPPQILPIAADSKVYGGCGEYSIGAEVGGSAYCPRTHTIFLVPEQLQYFADEFGPSAVAFVVAHEYAHAVQLAFGILGTLKDPALELQADCIAGAFIKDGSSEIGITRQDTLDMANLAYAIGDPTHGSGAQRKYALSAGMGIIDYGCTNKEMENLGNNKVDTSIVSTKRSIDSKLNLNITPYPKTIVGSFKVN; this comes from the coding sequence TTGAAAAAATTTTTTTCATTTATCTTATTTTCCTTTATTTTTGCTGAGGGTAGTTACGCAAATATTTTTGATAACTTAAGGAATGAAGGATCAAAGAAAACTGATATTTTCACCTACATAGATAAAACAACTAAGTTCTTAAACACTGAGTGGGATAAAGATGAGGATTTAAAAAACGCATTAAGACCACCACAAATTTTACCAATAGCTGCTGATTCAAAAGTATATGGTGGATGCGGTGAGTATTCAATTGGGGCAGAAGTAGGTGGGAGTGCTTATTGTCCAAGGACACATACTATTTTTTTGGTTCCAGAACAGCTTCAATATTTTGCGGATGAATTTGGACCATCTGCAGTAGCTTTTGTTGTTGCTCACGAATACGCTCATGCAGTGCAGTTAGCTTTTGGTATTTTAGGAACTTTAAAAGATCCAGCTTTAGAACTCCAAGCAGATTGCATAGCTGGAGCATTTATAAAAGATGGGAGTTCAGAGATAGGAATAACAAGACAAGATACTCTTGACATGGCTAATTTAGCTTATGCAATAGGAGACCCGACTCATGGTAGTGGAGCTCAAAGAAAATATGCTCTCTCAGCAGGCATGGGAATAATTGATTATGGATGTACTAATAAAGAAATGGAAAATTTGGGTAATAACAAAGTAGATACTTCTATTGTGTCTACAAAAAGATCTATTGATTCAAAATTAAATTTAAATATAACTCCTTATCCAAAAACTATCGTAGGTTCTTTTAAAGTTAATTAA
- a CDS encoding M protein produces MLLLSIPFYDLPSSPLLIIGAIGIVVALAVFILAYQKYFNSPFNKELQTKKKALLREQKEINQKLEKIEQDLKNL; encoded by the coding sequence ATGCTTCTACTTTCTATACCTTTTTACGATTTGCCATCTTCTCCCTTACTAATAATTGGTGCGATAGGTATTGTGGTGGCACTGGCTGTTTTTATCCTTGCTTATCAAAAATACTTTAATTCCCCCTTTAACAAAGAACTTCAAACAAAGAAAAAGGCTCTATTGAGGGAGCAAAAAGAAATTAATCAAAAATTAGAGAAAATAGAGCAGGATTTAAAAAATTTATAG
- a CDS encoding high light inducible protein: MSTLSIFLIFMVSLTALVLAYLTKQFQEENLIYLNNNQMKNSKTKTQTIEKEKVVAETINGRFAMLGLMAAIGAYLTTGQIIPGFV; this comes from the coding sequence ATGAGCACATTATCAATTTTTTTGATTTTCATGGTCTCATTAACTGCTTTAGTCCTCGCTTATTTAACTAAACAATTTCAAGAAGAAAATTTAATCTATTTAAACAACAATCAAATGAAAAATTCAAAAACAAAAACACAAACAATTGAAAAGGAAAAAGTAGTTGCAGAAACTATTAACGGTAGATTTGCAATGCTTGGTCTTATGGCTGCTATTGGTGCATATCTAACTACCGGACAAATTATTCCAGGTTTCGTTTAA
- a CDS encoding high light inducible protein, with translation MINSSYITTESDGRQNMFPSETLPYIDESVAYEGYPQNAEKVNGRWAMIGFVALLGAYVTTGQIIPGIF, from the coding sequence ATGATAAATTCTTCATACATAACAACTGAATCTGATGGAAGACAAAATATGTTTCCTTCAGAAACTCTTCCATATATAGATGAATCTGTTGCATATGAGGGATACCCTCAAAATGCTGAAAAAGTTAATGGTCGTTGGGCAATGATTGGATTCGTTGCATTGCTAGGTGCATACGTAACAACTGGTCAAATTATTCCAGGCATTTTTTAA
- a CDS encoding high light inducible protein, with protein sequence MTPEAERFNGWAAMLGFVAAVGSYVTTGQIIPGWF encoded by the coding sequence ATGACTCCTGAAGCAGAAAGATTTAATGGATGGGCAGCAATGCTAGGCTTCGTAGCTGCTGTTGGTTCCTACGTAACAACTGGTCAAATTATTCCAGGTTGGTTCTAA
- a CDS encoding NmrA/HSCARG family protein — translation MSVSPRVDLSHSDLSSYEELNQKNSRPVIAVTMASSRQGSSVVRHLSQSGVFQIRAITRSPYSKRAKVLANLPNVEIVQGDLLEPESLKRVFSGVYGIFGNTTPTKGWKLGRGSMVREYEIEQGRNLVDVVKQLAGLGTLKHFVFSSVCKPKDPLKNEPAPGHFTSKWNIEEYILINGLKKLSTILRPVSYFENFDSDLPGVQISESIFPGVVHKDKVWQTIAVDDVGLWTRAVFEHPKRFWGESMNIAGEEMTGQEMAALWQKINPNASPSVRYSMIPRNLMNFIEHDIALMASWIERAGYGADLKALKVLANELDITMTPLSSWLKGKASGKTKKRLPNIDLQRRFAPLPSLPKQGN, via the coding sequence TTGAGTGTATCTCCACGGGTTGATCTTTCTCACAGCGATTTATCTAGTTATGAGGAACTTAATCAAAAAAACTCTAGGCCTGTTATTGCAGTGACAATGGCCTCCAGTCGACAGGGGTCTTCAGTCGTAAGGCATTTGTCGCAAAGTGGTGTTTTTCAGATTAGAGCAATTACTCGTTCTCCCTATAGTAAGAGGGCTAAGGTTTTAGCTAACTTGCCAAATGTCGAAATTGTTCAAGGAGATCTCCTTGAACCAGAAAGCTTAAAAAGAGTTTTTTCAGGGGTTTACGGAATATTTGGCAATACGACGCCCACAAAAGGGTGGAAATTGGGCCGTGGAAGCATGGTTCGTGAATATGAAATAGAGCAAGGGAGAAACTTAGTAGACGTTGTAAAGCAACTGGCTGGATTAGGTACATTAAAGCACTTTGTTTTTAGTTCAGTTTGCAAACCCAAGGACCCTCTAAAGAATGAGCCAGCACCAGGACATTTTACAAGCAAGTGGAATATTGAGGAATACATACTAATTAATGGGTTGAAAAAACTTTCAACAATTCTTCGACCTGTTAGCTACTTCGAGAATTTCGATAGTGATCTTCCTGGTGTGCAGATTTCCGAATCAATTTTCCCGGGAGTTGTCCACAAAGACAAAGTTTGGCAAACCATCGCAGTTGATGATGTTGGACTATGGACGAGGGCTGTTTTTGAACATCCCAAAAGGTTTTGGGGAGAATCAATGAATATTGCTGGAGAAGAGATGACAGGGCAAGAAATGGCGGCCCTATGGCAAAAAATAAATCCCAATGCATCTCCTTCAGTTCGCTATTCAATGATCCCACGAAATCTTATGAATTTCATTGAGCACGATATTGCGCTAATGGCTAGTTGGATAGAAAGAGCAGGATATGGAGCAGATTTGAAAGCGCTCAAAGTCCTAGCGAACGAGCTAGACATAACTATGACCCCTCTATCTTCCTGGCTTAAGGGAAAGGCATCAGGCAAAACAAAAAAAAGATTGCCTAACATTGATTTACAAAGAAGATTTGCTCCTTTACCTAGTCTTCCCAAACAGGGGAATTGA
- a CDS encoding thermonuclease family protein: MKKIIIFNFIFLLITTSSLFAKSKDIFIAHGGRLNSEDCHNDIKNNSYHCHNKNSQRDKLESNKKNAIIESCYDGDTCTTSEGEKIRLACIDTPELRGPKAQPLKAEAAKDYLNNLIAGKKVFIKRITKDRYGRTVAELSINGKNIQQIMFNSGYAKIYSKYAYQCAWSR, from the coding sequence ATGAAAAAAATAATTATTTTTAACTTTATTTTTTTACTAATTACGACTTCAAGTTTGTTTGCTAAGTCCAAAGATATCTTTATTGCTCATGGCGGAAGACTTAATTCTGAAGACTGTCACAATGACATAAAAAACAACAGTTATCACTGCCATAACAAAAATAGTCAAAGAGATAAGCTCGAATCGAACAAAAAAAATGCAATTATTGAGAGTTGTTATGATGGGGATACTTGTACAACTAGTGAAGGCGAGAAGATAAGGCTGGCTTGTATTGATACTCCTGAATTAAGAGGACCAAAAGCTCAACCTCTCAAAGCCGAGGCTGCAAAGGATTATCTAAATAATCTAATAGCTGGGAAAAAAGTTTTTATTAAAAGAATTACTAAAGATAGATATGGCAGGACAGTTGCTGAGTTATCAATAAATGGGAAAAATATTCAACAAATTATGTTTAATAGTGGTTATGCAAAAATATATTCAAAATATGCATATCAATGTGCTTGGTCAAGATAG
- a CDS encoding prepilin-type N-terminal cleavage/methylation domain-containing protein → MALNEKKNENNGFTLIELVVVIGILSILSSISLFYFNGVNRKAREVAAQNALLTIKKECETNYAYSLPLFYQDKRLQKYAILSNGQNSCYGNSITGLVSAVPEEKDLSPYYYYNFNDGELSCAYKNGEKLPISECNSNNLDKSKHSSNNDSDQDNDEPPKKYKCADIVDWNLAQKLLSQGHSYLDRDKDGEACEVLAD, encoded by the coding sequence ATGGCATTAAACGAAAAAAAGAACGAAAATAATGGATTCACACTAATCGAACTTGTTGTTGTGATTGGAATCTTATCAATACTGAGTAGTATTAGTTTGTTCTATTTTAATGGCGTTAATAGAAAAGCTAGAGAGGTCGCAGCTCAAAACGCTCTGTTAACGATTAAGAAGGAATGCGAAACGAATTATGCGTATTCCTTACCCCTATTTTATCAGGATAAAAGGCTCCAAAAATATGCAATCTTATCTAACGGACAAAATAGTTGCTATGGAAATTCAATAACTGGTCTGGTGAGTGCAGTGCCAGAAGAAAAAGATTTAAGCCCTTACTATTACTACAATTTTAACGATGGAGAATTAAGTTGTGCTTACAAAAATGGAGAAAAATTACCAATTTCAGAATGTAATAGCAATAATTTAGATAAATCCAAACATAGTAGTAATAACGATAGTGATCAAGATAACGATGAACCTCCCAAAAAATATAAATGTGCAGATATAGTTGACTGGAATTTAGCTCAAAAACTTCTTAGTCAAGGGCACTCATATTTAGATCGGGACAAAGATGGCGAGGCTTGCGAAGTTCTAGCTGATTAA
- a CDS encoding macro domain-containing protein, with protein sequence MSLEIVEGDLLKQSVEVIVNSWNKNFIPWWLLLPQGVSGQIKKEGGFEPFKEIRKKGLMKTGSAVFTSAGKLDFKGIIHVAGLNIFWVATEKSIRESTKNALRICLNKKINSVAFPLIGAGTGGIRKELVIKFMSEEISKSNFTGKVILVLYKKIKSG encoded by the coding sequence ATGAGTCTTGAAATTGTAGAAGGGGATCTGTTAAAGCAATCAGTTGAAGTAATAGTAAATTCATGGAATAAGAATTTTATTCCATGGTGGTTACTTTTACCTCAGGGTGTATCTGGGCAAATAAAAAAAGAAGGTGGGTTTGAACCCTTTAAGGAGATAAGAAAAAAAGGATTAATGAAAACAGGATCTGCTGTCTTTACTTCAGCGGGCAAATTAGATTTCAAAGGTATTATTCATGTAGCTGGGCTAAATATTTTCTGGGTTGCTACAGAAAAATCAATAAGAGAATCTACAAAAAATGCTTTAAGAATTTGCTTAAATAAAAAAATTAATTCAGTTGCTTTCCCATTAATTGGAGCAGGTACTGGAGGTATAAGAAAAGAATTAGTTATTAAATTTATGAGCGAAGAAATATCTAAAAGTAACTTCACGGGTAAAGTAATTTTAGTTTTATATAAAAAAATTAAATCAGGTTAA
- a CDS encoding ADP-ribosylglycohydrolase family protein: MKLSNVLEDKFIGSFIGLSLGDALGAPYEGGLIERFLWKFFSKTPTGKMRWTDDTQMSIDIAETLIEKKKIDVNFLAQKFASSYKWSRGYGPAAGKVLKSIRKGTQWEIASRETYPEGSLGNGGAMRSPLIGLMYFDNEALLIKEISKATKITHGHPLAIEGAVLIGRAISLALNKNNSIDIIKIIIEHSKDNIFRERSLLSLEWLKNNSNISPKEISKNLGNGIRATDSCITSIYLALRFNSSTFLEMIKFARRCGGDVDTLCSMSGSIWGAFNGFKNIPKELFYDLEDGNRIKSLACNLYKTKRQLSEKIN, encoded by the coding sequence ATGAAATTATCAAATGTTTTAGAAGATAAATTTATTGGTTCTTTCATTGGCTTATCTTTAGGAGATGCATTAGGAGCTCCTTATGAAGGTGGTTTGATTGAAAGATTTTTATGGAAATTTTTTTCAAAAACACCTACAGGAAAAATGAGGTGGACAGATGATACACAAATGTCTATAGATATAGCTGAAACCTTAATTGAAAAAAAGAAAATAGATGTGAATTTTCTTGCCCAAAAATTTGCATCAAGTTATAAATGGAGCCGAGGATACGGACCAGCAGCAGGAAAAGTTCTTAAGTCCATAAGGAAGGGAACTCAATGGGAGATTGCAAGTCGGGAAACATATCCAGAAGGTTCTCTTGGCAATGGCGGTGCTATGAGATCACCATTAATTGGTCTAATGTACTTTGATAATGAAGCCCTACTTATAAAAGAAATTAGTAAAGCCACTAAAATTACACACGGACATCCTTTAGCAATTGAGGGGGCAGTTTTAATTGGTCGAGCTATTTCTTTAGCTTTAAATAAAAATAATTCTATTGATATAATCAAAATAATTATTGAGCATTCTAAAGACAATATTTTTAGAGAAAGATCCCTTTTATCACTAGAGTGGTTAAAAAACAATTCAAATATTTCTCCAAAAGAAATTTCTAAAAACTTAGGAAATGGTATTAGGGCTACTGATTCTTGTATAACATCGATTTATCTGGCATTAAGATTTAATTCCTCTACATTCTTGGAGATGATTAAATTTGCAAGGAGATGTGGAGGAGATGTTGATACTTTATGTTCTATGTCAGGTTCGATTTGGGGAGCTTTTAATGGTTTTAAAAATATTCCAAAAGAATTATTTTATGATTTAGAGGATGGCAATAGGATTAAATCTTTGGCGTGTAATTTATATAAAACTAAAAGGCAATTATCGGAGAAAATAAATTGA
- the pyrE gene encoding orotate phosphoribosyltransferase — MTEIHRKTLLNLIKERAYKKGKFTLSSGKESEHYINCKPVSLSCEGNALISHLMLEHIEDKSAAVGGLTLGADPLVCGIAQKAYYSNKHIDALIIRKNPKGYGTKEIIEGNKPPKGSIVTVLEDVTTTGSSAIKAVNVLRDAGYIVNRVVAIVDRIEDQIVWKNNKIEFISLYKLEDIIE, encoded by the coding sequence TTGACTGAAATTCATAGAAAGACATTACTAAATCTTATAAAAGAAAGAGCATACAAGAAAGGTAAATTTACCTTATCTTCTGGTAAAGAATCAGAGCATTACATTAACTGTAAACCTGTTAGTTTATCCTGTGAGGGAAATGCACTTATATCCCATTTGATGCTTGAACATATAGAAGATAAATCTGCAGCAGTTGGTGGACTTACACTAGGTGCTGATCCTTTAGTTTGTGGTATCGCACAGAAAGCATACTACTCAAATAAACATATTGATGCTTTGATCATAAGAAAGAATCCGAAAGGATATGGAACAAAAGAAATTATTGAAGGTAATAAGCCACCTAAAGGATCTATCGTTACAGTATTAGAAGATGTAACTACAACAGGTAGTAGTGCCATCAAAGCCGTAAATGTTTTGCGTGATGCAGGTTACATTGTGAATCGTGTTGTTGCAATCGTTGATAGAATAGAGGATCAAATTGTATGGAAAAATAACAAGATAGAATTTATTTCTCTATACAAATTAGAGGATATTATTGAATGA